Genomic DNA from Paenibacillus borealis:
AGCTGCTTCGCAGAGCGAGTTGACCTTGATTGCTTACCACAATCATAATGTAATCAGCAAGTCGCTGATCCTTATCCGCGAGGATAATCAGGGCGTATTCGCAGGAGAATGGATAGAGGCTGAGTAGCAGCAGCGCGGTATACAAGCCAAAAGTGTACAGGATGAAGTAAGAGTAATCGCCACCTGCTCCATTTTGCGTTAAAATAACAAGTGGGCTTGTTTAACGCAAGAGAAGAATCATACACAGACGGAAAAGATACGGAGGAAGAGAAGACATGAAGGATTTTGATCTGTTACTGGAGAAATACGCAGAGCTGGTGGTGAAGGTTGGCGTGAACGTGCAGCCGGGGCAAGTGCTGATGGTGCATGCACCGCTGGAGACTGTGGAACTTACCCGGCTGATCGTGGGCAAAGCATACGAGGCAGGGGCTAAATATGTGCTTGTGGACTGGGATGATGAAGCGGTAACGCGCATCCGTTACGAGAAGGCTTCGGAGGACTCCTTCGGATATTATCCGCAGTGGCATGCCGATATGCTGGAGGGATTCGCTGAAGAAGGCGGAGCTATATTACATATTAAGGTACCGGACCCGGAACTGTTCCGCGGAATTGACTCCGCCAAAGTATCCACAGCTGTTAAGGCTGCTGCGGTAGCGCGCAAGAAATATCAGAACTATACCCGCAACAACAGAATCAGCTGGTCGCTGGTCAAGGCACCAACTCGCGCCTGGGCGGACAAGGTATTCGCTGATCTGCCTCAAGAAGGCCGGATTGATGCGATGTGGGAAGCGGTGTTCCAGATGAACCGTGTGGGCAGTGAGGACCCGGTTGCTGCATGGCGCAGTCATATCGGTGATCTGAAGCAGAGCCAGGAGCGGATGAATGCCATGCGTTATAAGAGCCTGCATTACCGTGCACCGGGCACGGATCTGCACGTAGAACTGCCGGAAGGCCATCTGTGGCGCGGTGGCGGCGGCGAGAATGCTGACGGTGTATATTTTGTAGCGAATATGCCTACGGAAGAGATCTACACGATGCCGCATCGTACAGGAGTAAATGGTACCGTTAAGAGCACACTCCCGCTTAACTTGAACGGACGGCTGGTGGATGGAATTACGATTACCTTTACGGACGGCAAAGTTACAGCGTATGATGCCGAATCCGGGCGCGAGCATCTGACCTCGCTGCTGGATACGGATGAAGGGGCCTCTTATCTTGGAGAGGTGGCACTGGTGCCGCATGATTCGCCGATCTCCCGGCTGAACCGAGTGTTCTATAATACCGGAATCGACGAAAATGCTTCCTGCCATTTCGCCCTTGGCAGTGCGTATCCGGTTAACATTGAAGGCGGGACTTCGATGACAAGTGAAGAACTGATTGCGAAGGGAGCCAACGTCAGCCTTACGCATGTCGATTTCATGATTGGCTCTTCGGAGCTTGATATTGACGGAGAGCTGGCCGACGGGACCATCGAACCGGTGTTCCGCCAAGGCAATTGGGTACTGTAGATGTAGGATAACCGGCGGCTGATAGTCAGCTGCATTTCACAAGAAAGGCCGCAACTTTCCCGGTCAGCCGGGGATTGCGGCTTTTTTTGGCGCAGGGTAAAACTGTTTGCATAACCTCTCCGTCTAATTCATGTAAAAGTGATGGAGAGGAGAGGGAGAGATGACGATGTCCGGGGCAGAGATGAAGCGGGTTACTGCCGCTGTGCCGCATGAAGAGACGGATTTTGTTAAAGCGGTTATGGAGCACAGTGATCAGCTGTATCATATTGCTTACAGTTATCTGGGCAACCGCATCGATGCGCTGGAAGCATTGCAGGAAACAACCTGCCGGGCCTGGATGAAACGAAGAACCCTGAAGGACCCCCAGGCATTCAAATCCTGGCTGATACGGATATTAATCTATGTCTGCATTGACGAACAGCGCAGAAGGAAGAGGGCAGTTCCTACCGCGGCTGAGAATATGATGGAGCCGGTCATTCAGAACAGTACCCATTCCATGGAAATGCAGTGGGCGCTCTCTCAGGTGAAGCTGAAATACCGTCATGTGCTGCTGCTCAAATATTACAATGATATGACCTTGGCCGAGATTGCAGTGCTGCTTAAGAAGCCGGAAGGAACCGTCAAAACCTGGCAGCACAAAGGACTGAAGCAGCTTAGGATGATTATGAAGAACCGGGGTGAATGGAATGAACAATAGCAGGGAAGAACAGGCAATGCTGTCTGATGCGGTCCGTATGCACAAGGAAGCCCAAGCGGATGCCGGAGGCAATGAGATCAGAATGGCAGTTCAGGCGGGAATGGAGCGCGGACGCAGGAGAAGCTGGCAGGGCAGACTCACCAGAGGTTCCTTTATCGGATTGGCTGCCGCTGCGGTTGCCGCATTGATCCTGTTTTTCATTCCAATTCTCCATGATTCTACACCACAAACTGCCGGACCCGCTGGAACGGTGAATTGGGGAGAGTTTGAAAAGTATAAGCGGCTATATTCTTTTGATATGGAAGCGGCGACTCTGGACTCAGC
This window encodes:
- a CDS encoding sigma-70 family RNA polymerase sigma factor, translating into MTMSGAEMKRVTAAVPHEETDFVKAVMEHSDQLYHIAYSYLGNRIDALEALQETTCRAWMKRRTLKDPQAFKSWLIRILIYVCIDEQRRRKRAVPTAAENMMEPVIQNSTHSMEMQWALSQVKLKYRHVLLLKYYNDMTLAEIAVLLKKPEGTVKTWQHKGLKQLRMIMKNRGEWNEQ
- a CDS encoding aminopeptidase, translated to MKDFDLLLEKYAELVVKVGVNVQPGQVLMVHAPLETVELTRLIVGKAYEAGAKYVLVDWDDEAVTRIRYEKASEDSFGYYPQWHADMLEGFAEEGGAILHIKVPDPELFRGIDSAKVSTAVKAAAVARKKYQNYTRNNRISWSLVKAPTRAWADKVFADLPQEGRIDAMWEAVFQMNRVGSEDPVAAWRSHIGDLKQSQERMNAMRYKSLHYRAPGTDLHVELPEGHLWRGGGGENADGVYFVANMPTEEIYTMPHRTGVNGTVKSTLPLNLNGRLVDGITITFTDGKVTAYDAESGREHLTSLLDTDEGASYLGEVALVPHDSPISRLNRVFYNTGIDENASCHFALGSAYPVNIEGGTSMTSEELIAKGANVSLTHVDFMIGSSELDIDGELADGTIEPVFRQGNWVL